CAAGAAGGCGATCCGCGTGTACAACGCGGCCCCGCAAGCGGATCAGGGCGAGGCCGGGTGGAGCATCGAAGAGATGCTCATGGACAACCGCGCGAAAACGCCCGACACCGAAATGGTGGAAACCGACGACCTGAAACAAGTTCTGGTGCTGCTGGACAAGATGGACCCGCGCGAAGCGACCGTTCTGCGCATGCGGTTCGGGCTGAACGACGAGGAGCCGAAGACCCTCAAGGAAATCGGCGAGTGCCTCGGGCTGACCCGCGAGCGCGTGCGCCAGATCGAGGGTGAAGCACTCGCGAAACTCGGCGAAGACCTTTGTAACTGATGACTGCGTAAACGGAACGAACGCGGGCGGTGCGCTCAGGTGCGCACCGCCCGCGTTCGCTTTTCTGGCGCGAAAAGTGATTTAGGTAACATATTGACATTATATGGACGGAAGAATAGTATTTCGGCGACGCTCGCGGTTGAGGGGCCGCGTGCGTCCGTGAACGTTCCGCGGACTTGTGCGGGGGCCGAGGATGGGCGGTGCCCGTATCGAGTTATGTGTCGAGACGTTTGACCGTGCGCATGATGTAGGAGATACGACGCGCACAAGTCTCCTATTTTCGCGCCGCAGTTCGCTATGTCCCCCGAACTGCGTGAACTCGCGCAACCCGCGCCGTCGATTCCCCCGGTGTCACCGGAGGGTCGGCGATGCGGGTCTCGCTATTATTGGTGCTCGCGGTTGTCGTTGTTGGATGCGAATCACTGCGCGCACCGCAAGCTGTCCCACCACCCGTTCCAACGAGTGCGGGGCAGGGGGAAAGGCAACCTAACCCCCTAACCCTCTTCGCCTCTTCGAGCGCCGGTCCTGTCAGCGGAGCTTCTCGCGGACCGGCGACGAAGGAAGGGGGAACAGAGCAAAACACAGCAGACGCGAAACAATCCACGGCCGTTTTAAGCCCCTCTCCGTTTAGGGGAGGGGTTGGGGAGGGGTTACAGCCACAACCTACCCCCCCATCCCCCATCCCTGAAGGGAAGGGGGAGACAGAACTTCCACGTTCAAAAGGTGCGTTCCCAACCACAGAGTTATCGCGCGCCAACACCCCCTTCCCTGGCAGGAGGGGGATGCAGGGGGAACCCGCAGGGGGTTCCCCCTCACAAGAGGCGAGGGGGGATGGGGTAGGTTCCGCCCCGGTCGAAGACGATGCTCTGAGCCACGTCACGAAGTGCCTGGAACGCGATGACTACCTCAGTGCCGCATCGCACCTCGAAGGTTACGTTCGGCGGCACGCGGACCAGCCGATGTTCCGGTTCCAACTCGCGGAAATGTACCTGCGGGCCGCGCACCCGGCGGAAGCGAAGTGCCACCTCGAACAGTTCGTCGCTGATGCGCAGACCGGTCCGACCGCGTTGCAGTCACACTTGGTGACCGCACACATCAAGTTACGCGAGATCGCGATCAGCACGCGCGACCGGTTCGGCGAATCGTTTCACCGTGGTGTTGGGTTAGTTTTGCTCGTCAGAGAGCAGGACGGCGATCCCAAGCGCGACGAAGGGTTCTGCGAGGAAATGCTGTGCAAGGCGCTCCGCGCGCTGAAGGAAGCGAAGGAGCAGCGCCCGGGTGATTCGCGCGTGCGAATGTACCTTGCCGAAGTACACGAGCGAACCGGGAACCGGCACGGGGCCGGTGCCGAGCGAGCCGCGGCGCGGGCCGACGTCGTGAGCGGT
This region of Gemmata massiliana genomic DNA includes:
- a CDS encoding tetratricopeptide repeat protein — encoded protein: MQGEPAGGSPSQEARGDGVGSAPVEDDALSHVTKCLERDDYLSAASHLEGYVRRHADQPMFRFQLAEMYLRAAHPAEAKCHLEQFVADAQTGPTALQSHLVTAHIKLREIAISTRDRFGESFHRGVGLVLLVREQDGDPKRDEGFCEEMLCKALRALKEAKEQRPGDSRVRMYLAEVHERTGNRHGAGAERAAARADVVSGELTAKERLPLLLRE